Proteins from one Flavobacterium branchiarum genomic window:
- a CDS encoding SRPBCC family protein has translation MNLESPKVTVQKSAQELFDLLSDVRNFEKLMPDNIAKFEVIGEDAFIFGLKGMPEIKLKMKEKTAPSKIVLGAASDKLPFTLVSNIETVSETSSAVKLDFEGEFNPMMAMMIKGPIGKFIETLANNMTKL, from the coding sequence ATGAACTTAGAAAGTCCTAAAGTTACTGTTCAGAAATCGGCTCAAGAATTATTTGATTTATTGAGTGATGTAAGAAATTTTGAAAAATTAATGCCCGACAATATTGCTAAATTTGAAGTAATTGGCGAAGATGCATTTATTTTTGGTCTAAAAGGTATGCCGGAAATAAAATTAAAAATGAAAGAAAAAACAGCTCCAAGCAAAATTGTTTTGGGTGCTGCTAGCGATAAACTTCCATTTACATTGGTGTCTAACATTGAAACAGTTTCTGAGACTTCTAGTGCTGTGAAACTTGATTTTGAAGGAGAATTTAATCCGATGATGGCAATGATGATAAAAGGACCTATCGGAAAGTTTATTGAAACTCTTGCCAATAACATGACAAAACTATAA
- a CDS encoding biotin--[acetyl-CoA-carboxylase] ligase, with amino-acid sequence MKLIKLDAIDSTNEFLKSLSSQQELENYTVVTAENQTKGKGQMGAVWRSEIGKNLIMSVLVRDFLLGNEEVFNLNIIISLSVIKTLEELNIPDLSIKWPNDIMSYNKKLGGILIENTLKSDGSIVSVVGLGLNVNQINFQNLPNATSLAVISDAEFNKEELVILIVKKIKEKILLWNEHSDLFWDEYFNKLFRKGIPMPFKNLDNQNFMGIIQGISPIGKLQVLLEDDSVSEFEIKEIQMLY; translated from the coding sequence ATGAAACTAATCAAACTCGATGCCATAGATTCAACAAATGAGTTCTTAAAATCATTAAGTAGCCAACAAGAACTTGAGAATTATACTGTTGTTACTGCCGAAAATCAAACAAAAGGCAAAGGGCAAATGGGCGCAGTTTGGCGTTCTGAAATTGGTAAGAATTTAATAATGAGTGTGTTGGTTAGAGATTTCTTGCTGGGTAATGAAGAAGTTTTTAATTTGAATATTATTATTTCGTTATCAGTAATAAAAACTTTAGAAGAATTAAATATTCCTGATTTAAGTATAAAATGGCCAAACGACATTATGTCATATAATAAAAAACTCGGTGGCATTTTGATAGAAAACACTCTCAAAAGTGATGGATCTATCGTGTCAGTAGTTGGTTTAGGATTAAATGTTAATCAAATAAATTTTCAAAATTTACCAAATGCGACTTCTTTAGCAGTGATTTCTGATGCCGAATTTAACAAAGAAGAGCTTGTTATTTTGATTGTAAAGAAGATTAAAGAGAAAATTTTACTCTGGAATGAGCATTCAGATTTATTTTGGGACGAATATTTCAATAAATTATTCAGAAAAGGAATTCCGATGCCATTTAAAAACTTAGATAATCAAAATTTCATGGGAATTATTCAAGGTATTTCTCCAATAGGTAAGCTACAAGTTTTATTAGAAGATGATTCTGTGTCTGAATTTGAAATAAAAGAAATACAGATGCTTTACTAG
- the rsfS gene encoding ribosome silencing factor has translation MAKKTVNNDVLLANIIKGIEEVKGNDISILDLREIDAAVCDYFIVCNGNSNTQVNAIVGSIQKTVSKELKDKPWHVEGTDNAEWVLIDYVHIVVHVFQKHIREYYNIESLWGDAKITTIENKY, from the coding sequence ATGGCGAAAAAGACTGTTAATAATGATGTTCTGTTAGCGAACATAATTAAAGGAATCGAAGAAGTAAAAGGAAATGATATTAGTATCTTGGACTTAAGGGAAATAGACGCAGCGGTTTGCGATTATTTCATCGTATGCAACGGAAATTCAAATACCCAAGTTAACGCCATCGTAGGCTCAATTCAAAAAACTGTATCAAAAGAACTAAAAGACAAACCTTGGCATGTAGAAGGAACCGATAACGCAGAGTGGGTTCTTATCGATTACGTGCATATTGTTGTTCACGTATTTCAAAAACACATTCGAGAATACTATAATATCGAGAGTCTTTGGGGAGATGCCAAAATAACTACAATCGAAAACAAATACTAA
- the ftsH gene encoding ATP-dependent zinc metalloprotease FtsH, protein MAKDNNPTPSKFKISPWLIYTAILLIFLFISFATGGSSLQEPAQLTSSKFNDLLDKGEIEKVIVYNKAEAEVYLTAAALKDPAQKKVSKDIFDRPNKGPHYTLEIGNDQIFQTKLEKAVTEKKLKDYDFVQKNNWTDILVGLLPIIILVGVWIFIMRKMSGGGSGGGGQIFNIGKSKAKLFDEKTDIKTTFKDVAGLEGAKEEIQEIVEFLKNPEKYTNLGGKIPKGALLVGPPGTGKTLLAKAVAGEAQVPFFSLSGSDFVEMFVGVGASRVRDLFKQAKEKSPAIIFIDEIDAVGRARGKSNMSGGNDERENTLNQLLTEMDGFGTNSNVIVLAATNRADVLDKALMRAGRFDRQIFVDLPDIRERAEIFQVHLAPLKKVEGLDLDFLAKQTPGFSGADIANVCNEAALIAARNNKTAVDRQDFLDAVDRIVGGLEKKNKIITPEEKKAIAIHEAGHATVSWMLEHAAPLIKVTIVPRGQSLGAAWYLPEERQIVRTDQMLDEMCATMGGRAAEKVTFDRISTGALSDLEKVTRQARAMVTIYGLNEKIGNVTYYDSTGQSEYNFSKPYSDETAKIIDQEISELIEGQYQRAIDILEENKDKLNQLAEILIEKEVIFKDDLEAIFGKRTFDKNLEEVVS, encoded by the coding sequence ATGGCTAAAGATAATAATCCAACCCCGAGTAAATTTAAAATAAGTCCTTGGTTAATTTATACCGCAATACTTTTAATATTTTTATTTATCAGTTTTGCAACCGGAGGATCAAGTTTACAAGAGCCTGCTCAATTAACTTCTTCTAAGTTTAATGACTTATTAGATAAAGGAGAAATTGAAAAAGTTATTGTATACAATAAAGCTGAAGCTGAAGTGTATCTTACTGCTGCTGCACTTAAGGATCCAGCGCAAAAAAAAGTATCTAAAGATATATTTGACAGACCAAACAAAGGTCCTCACTATACTTTAGAAATTGGTAATGACCAAATCTTTCAAACAAAATTAGAAAAAGCAGTTACTGAAAAGAAATTGAAAGATTATGATTTTGTTCAAAAAAATAACTGGACTGACATTTTAGTTGGTCTACTTCCAATAATCATTCTTGTTGGAGTTTGGATATTCATAATGAGAAAAATGTCAGGCGGCGGAAGCGGTGGTGGCGGTCAAATTTTCAACATTGGAAAATCTAAAGCAAAACTTTTTGACGAAAAAACAGATATCAAAACTACATTTAAAGATGTAGCTGGTTTAGAAGGTGCAAAAGAAGAAATACAAGAAATTGTAGAATTCTTAAAAAATCCAGAAAAGTACACTAACTTAGGAGGTAAAATACCTAAAGGAGCATTACTAGTAGGACCTCCTGGAACAGGAAAAACATTATTAGCAAAAGCAGTTGCCGGCGAAGCACAAGTACCATTTTTCTCATTATCAGGTTCTGATTTTGTTGAAATGTTTGTAGGTGTTGGAGCTTCACGTGTACGTGATTTGTTTAAACAAGCCAAAGAAAAATCTCCAGCGATCATTTTTATTGATGAAATCGATGCTGTAGGTAGAGCTCGTGGAAAAAGCAATATGTCAGGTGGTAATGACGAAAGAGAAAATACATTGAACCAATTACTAACAGAAATGGATGGTTTTGGAACAAACTCTAACGTAATCGTACTAGCTGCAACAAACAGAGCTGATGTTTTAGACAAAGCTTTGATGCGTGCAGGACGTTTTGACAGACAAATCTTTGTAGACTTACCAGACATTCGTGAAAGAGCAGAAATCTTCCAAGTACACTTAGCTCCTTTGAAAAAAGTAGAAGGTCTTGATTTAGATTTCTTAGCAAAACAAACTCCAGGATTCTCTGGAGCAGACATTGCTAACGTTTGTAACGAAGCAGCATTAATCGCCGCTAGAAACAATAAAACTGCTGTTGACAGACAAGATTTCCTTGATGCTGTAGATAGAATTGTTGGTGGATTAGAAAAGAAAAACAAAATCATTACTCCAGAAGAGAAAAAAGCAATTGCAATTCACGAAGCAGGTCACGCTACTGTAAGCTGGATGTTGGAACACGCAGCACCACTTATTAAGGTAACAATCGTACCTCGTGGACAAAGTTTAGGAGCTGCTTGGTACCTTCCAGAAGAAAGACAAATCGTGAGAACAGACCAAATGTTAGACGAAATGTGTGCTACTATGGGCGGAAGAGCTGCTGAAAAAGTAACTTTTGATCGAATTTCGACTGGTGCATTAAGCGATTTAGAAAAAGTTACACGCCAAGCTCGTGCGATGGTAACGATTTACGGATTGAATGAAAAAATCGGAAACGTTACTTATTACGATTCAACAGGACAAAGTGAATACAACTTCTCTAAACCGTATTCTGATGAGACTGCAAAAATTATTGATCAAGAAATATCAGAACTAATTGAAGGTCAATACCAAAGAGCAATCGATATCTTAGAAGAAAATAAAGACAAGCTAAATCAACTTGCTGAAATCCTGATTGAAAAAGAGGTTATTTTTAAAGATGACCTTGAAGCAATTTTCGGAAAACGTACATTTGACAAAAATCTAGAAGAGGTAGTATCGTAA
- a CDS encoding lactate utilization protein B/C gives MSFFKKLFGSSHDESDEKNQSEYSNSQADNSLSIDEQFIFNFKKNGGKFLYCENTKEVTEQFENILEENDWFESEVMCFEPALFHLLDENKLIYQSPANPKFLLATCENLIADEGAILFSSKQIKQNKPNELPVNIVIIATTSQILTAKSDGLSAIKRKYERDYPTNITTIKYFEKAKEEDFTQYGSVAKNLYLLLLEDL, from the coding sequence ATGAGTTTTTTTAAAAAATTATTTGGCTCTAGCCATGATGAATCTGATGAGAAGAATCAGAGTGAATATAGCAATTCACAAGCTGACAATTCTCTTTCTATAGATGAGCAATTCATTTTTAATTTTAAGAAAAATGGAGGTAAGTTTTTATATTGTGAAAACACCAAAGAAGTAACGGAACAATTCGAAAACATCTTAGAAGAGAACGATTGGTTTGAAAGTGAAGTTATGTGTTTTGAGCCTGCATTATTTCATCTACTTGACGAAAATAAATTAATCTATCAAAGCCCAGCTAATCCAAAATTTTTATTAGCTACTTGCGAAAACTTAATTGCAGATGAAGGAGCGATATTATTTTCATCAAAACAAATCAAACAAAACAAACCAAACGAATTACCAGTAAACATTGTTATTATTGCAACTACAAGTCAAATCCTGACTGCTAAAAGCGATGGACTAAGTGCCATAAAACGTAAATACGAAAGAGACTACCCAACCAATATTACTACCATAAAATATTTCGAAAAAGCAAAAGAAGAAGATTTTACTCAATACGGAAGTGTTGCTAAGAACTTATATTTATTGCTCTTAGAAGATCTATAA
- a CDS encoding phosphatidate cytidylyltransferase, with the protein MNETLKRALSGAVYIVLLLTSILFSTESFIILFGVFLVIATYEFCNLANINKIFSLLFVSLLYSSVALISFYKNETENYINKFLKEEIKFTVNIDQLNTVLLVITLLVSVKCIVFLFDDTQTISRTSKYIYLLGYITLPFIFITKISFGVKDYNPKIIIGLFILIWTNDTFAYLVGKSIGKHKLFERISPKKTIEGFLGGLVFACFAGFLISKLYIKPNPNFSDKSILIWTIIALIVGVFGTIGDLIESKFKRVAGVKDSGAIMPGHGGVLDRLDSVIFVAPIVFLFYQILNYVS; encoded by the coding sequence ATGAATGAAACCCTCAAGAGAGCGCTATCAGGTGCTGTTTATATAGTACTACTATTAACATCTATCCTGTTTTCAACGGAAAGTTTCATTATACTTTTCGGTGTTTTCCTAGTAATTGCAACTTACGAGTTTTGCAATCTAGCCAACATCAATAAAATATTTTCACTTTTATTTGTTTCCCTTCTATATTCTTCAGTTGCACTAATTAGCTTCTACAAAAATGAAACTGAAAATTACATTAATAAATTTCTAAAAGAAGAAATTAAATTTACTGTAAACATAGATCAACTAAACACTGTTTTATTAGTGATAACATTACTGGTATCAGTAAAATGCATTGTCTTTTTATTTGACGATACACAAACCATAAGCAGAACATCTAAATATATCTACTTATTAGGATACATTACACTCCCCTTTATTTTTATAACCAAAATTTCATTTGGAGTTAAAGATTATAATCCAAAAATCATCATTGGATTATTCATTCTTATATGGACAAATGATACTTTTGCCTATTTGGTAGGAAAGTCCATAGGAAAACATAAATTATTTGAGCGCATTTCTCCAAAAAAAACCATAGAAGGTTTTTTAGGTGGACTTGTATTTGCTTGTTTTGCAGGCTTTTTAATTTCAAAATTATACATCAAACCAAACCCAAATTTTAGCGATAAATCTATTTTAATATGGACAATTATCGCATTAATCGTTGGAGTTTTTGGTACTATTGGCGATTTAATTGAATCAAAATTCAAAAGAGTAGCCGGAGTAAAAGATAGCGGAGCAATAATGCCAGGACACGGAGGCGTTTTAGATCGATTAGATAGTGTTATATTTGTAGCACCAATTGTATTTTTATTTTACCAAATTTTAAATTATGTTTCATAA
- a CDS encoding phosphatidylserine decarboxylase family protein, producing MFHKEGTQSILLGTIFVSVVLLLTDHFIDTNWIKMIIQFSALLLLIIILQFFRNPKRTVIKDINQILAPVDGKVVVIEEVYEGEYFKDKRLQISIFMSPINVHVTRYGLGGIVKFSKYHPGKFLVAWHPKASEENERTTVVIENKSFGEVLYRQIAGALARRIVNYAQEGMQVEQGTDAGFIKFGSRVDIFLPLGTPINVVLNQKAIGGKTIIATKA from the coding sequence ATGTTTCATAAAGAAGGAACCCAATCCATTTTATTAGGCACTATATTCGTTAGTGTTGTACTTTTATTAACTGATCATTTTATTGACACCAATTGGATCAAAATGATTATTCAGTTTAGTGCATTATTGCTACTAATCATCATCTTGCAGTTTTTTAGAAACCCAAAAAGAACTGTAATAAAAGACATCAATCAAATTCTTGCTCCAGTTGACGGAAAAGTTGTTGTAATTGAAGAAGTTTACGAAGGAGAATATTTTAAAGACAAACGTCTTCAAATTTCTATTTTCATGTCACCAATCAATGTACACGTAACTCGTTATGGATTAGGTGGAATTGTAAAATTTAGCAAATACCACCCAGGTAAATTCTTAGTTGCATGGCATCCAAAAGCAAGTGAAGAAAACGAAAGAACAACAGTTGTAATCGAAAATAAATCTTTCGGAGAGGTTTTATACAGACAAATTGCTGGAGCTTTGGCTCGCCGTATTGTAAATTACGCACAAGAAGGAATGCAAGTAGAACAAGGTACAGATGCTGGTTTTATTAAATTTGGCTCAAGAGTCGATATTTTCTTACCTTTGGGTACACCAATCAATGTTGTATTAAACCAAAAAGCAATTGGAGGTAAAACAATTATTGCTACAAAAGCTTAA
- a CDS encoding acyl-CoA-binding protein, which produces MTEKNLDIRFLEAVEIASKMTQASLPQDVQLRLYAFYKQATFGTAKYNQSENFDLRNAFKTNAWIQISHLSINEAKENYIEIINSLTTK; this is translated from the coding sequence ATGACAGAAAAAAACCTAGACATACGATTTTTAGAGGCTGTCGAAATTGCTTCCAAAATGACGCAAGCCTCACTGCCACAAGATGTGCAATTGAGGCTGTATGCTTTTTATAAGCAAGCTACTTTTGGGACTGCAAAGTACAATCAATCTGAAAATTTTGACCTAAGAAATGCTTTTAAAACAAATGCATGGATTCAAATTAGCCACTTAAGCATAAATGAGGCTAAAGAAAATTATATAGAAATCATTAATTCACTAACAACTAAATAG
- a CDS encoding superoxide dismutase translates to MKKYSTQFSFFILIAFTILSCNDNNKLTEVVEVPLPSKDEKIIIGSPDEVKANPGAFQLEKLPYAYNALAPNIRSLTLETHYSKHYLTYTNNLNKAIANTDYENMTIEQILGKLDLNDPKLRNNAGGYYNHSLYWKCMTPKPESEQATDTLANAMNKEFGSYNNFKSLFKAEATKQFGSGWVWLVVDKAGKLQITTTENQDNPLMKNALIPGTPILALDLWEHAYYLDYQNRKNSYVDAFFNIINWEKINENYKTALAKVGKV, encoded by the coding sequence ATGAAAAAATATAGTACTCAATTTTCGTTTTTTATCTTGATTGCATTCACAATTCTTTCTTGTAACGATAATAACAAACTAACTGAAGTAGTTGAAGTTCCGTTACCTTCGAAAGATGAAAAAATAATAATTGGTAGTCCAGACGAAGTAAAAGCAAACCCCGGAGCTTTTCAACTTGAAAAACTTCCGTATGCTTACAATGCACTAGCTCCTAATATTCGATCTTTAACTCTCGAAACACATTACTCAAAGCATTATTTAACCTATACAAATAATCTGAATAAGGCAATAGCCAATACAGATTATGAAAATATGACGATTGAGCAAATTTTAGGCAAACTAGATTTAAATGATCCTAAGCTTCGTAATAATGCTGGTGGTTATTATAACCATTCCCTTTATTGGAAATGCATGACTCCAAAACCTGAATCAGAGCAAGCTACAGATACATTAGCAAATGCAATGAATAAAGAATTTGGTTCCTATAATAACTTTAAATCATTATTTAAAGCAGAAGCAACGAAACAATTTGGTTCAGGATGGGTTTGGTTAGTTGTGGATAAAGCTGGAAAACTCCAGATTACAACAACTGAAAATCAAGATAACCCATTAATGAAAAATGCATTAATTCCTGGAACTCCAATTTTAGCTTTGGATTTATGGGAACATGCCTACTACCTAGATTATCAAAATAGAAAAAATAGTTATGTCGATGCTTTCTTCAATATTATAAATTGGGAAAAGATAAACGAAAATTACAAAACTGCGTTAGCTAAGGTTGGTAAAGTCTAA
- a CDS encoding linear amide C-N hydrolase produces the protein MKKSKTSLTAIVLILFILLTTANKIYACTRVVYKGPNNTVLTARSMDFSIPIPSNLWLFPRGIEHDGSTGKNTVKWSSKYGSITTSSWDIAVSDGMNEKGLVANMLWLVSSSYPKFSKEGNSKKGLSVSLWAQYALDNFATVSEAVEQLKKEDFIVVTDFIPGTDKFTTVHLSLSDATGDNAILEYINGKLVIHHDPSYTVMTNDPVYEQQLAINEYWKGIPGNIFLPGTNRAADRYVRASYYIKAIPQTDDIRIALAGAFSVIRQCSVPYGISTEGFPNLSTTRWRTVSDQKNLVYYFEDALSPNAIWVDMKKLDFSKTGKVKKLALDNNQIYAGETSKQFLDTKPFVFKGI, from the coding sequence ATGAAAAAATCTAAAACTTCACTAACAGCAATTGTTTTAATTTTATTTATTTTATTAACAACTGCAAACAAAATATATGCCTGTACAAGAGTAGTTTATAAAGGCCCTAACAATACTGTGCTTACAGCTAGAAGTATGGACTTTAGCATACCTATCCCTTCAAACTTATGGCTTTTTCCAAGAGGAATTGAACATGATGGTAGTACAGGTAAAAACACAGTGAAATGGAGTTCTAAATACGGTAGTATAACAACGAGTTCTTGGGACATCGCTGTATCGGATGGTATGAATGAAAAAGGCCTTGTCGCAAATATGCTTTGGCTTGTAAGTTCAAGTTATCCTAAATTTTCGAAAGAGGGAAATAGTAAAAAAGGATTATCAGTATCCTTGTGGGCACAATATGCCTTGGATAATTTTGCGACAGTTTCGGAAGCAGTTGAACAGCTTAAAAAAGAGGACTTTATTGTGGTTACTGATTTTATTCCTGGAACTGATAAATTTACAACCGTTCACTTGTCTCTATCAGATGCAACTGGAGATAATGCTATTTTAGAATATATAAATGGGAAATTAGTTATTCATCACGATCCTTCTTATACTGTAATGACAAACGATCCGGTGTATGAACAGCAACTAGCCATAAATGAATATTGGAAAGGTATTCCTGGTAATATATTTCTCCCTGGTACTAATAGAGCTGCAGACAGATATGTACGCGCCTCTTACTATATAAAAGCTATTCCGCAAACAGATGACATTAGAATTGCTTTAGCCGGTGCATTTAGTGTAATTAGACAATGTTCTGTTCCGTATGGCATTTCTACAGAAGGCTTTCCAAATTTATCCACAACGAGATGGAGAACTGTTTCTGACCAGAAAAATTTAGTTTATTATTTCGAAGATGCCCTTAGTCCAAATGCAATTTGGGTCGATATGAAAAAACTTGATTTTAGTAAGACTGGAAAGGTAAAAAAACTTGCATTAGATAATAACCAGATTTATGCTGGCGAAACTTCTAAACAATTTTTAGATACAAAGCCTTTTGTATTTAAAGGTATTTAG
- a CDS encoding porin, with protein sequence MRGIICVICFLYLSLSSLYSQESIDTVGISFKPYTSLRGQVAVFDKQMELQENASRIGTELNIKKGKIEFIAGLELQVNLFRGSTSFSADASLSEGFINIQTTQTQQVFGNRLGYLGFSIEKYGVITIGKQWSVYRDISSYTDRFNVFGARASATFVGGTDGGASGTGRADQSVIYRNKIGPLYFGAQIQARGSNNDQFIDGLGFSTQLKIAQDFFVGMAFNRAFLNEKTINNGQILGLSGNPTYITFGTKYIGNKIDFSVIYAMQENGDFTQGLYLDSELNIMKPTVVFDAKGIEVFGKYKFNKLSILIGYNLYVPAEGRISKVFDQSIIDHRFKRNDFITGLSYMPIKYIQFYSEQRVSFGKNSIGEKEKSVFTLGMKIDLSKSFNKAVLL encoded by the coding sequence ATGCGTGGAATTATCTGTGTTATATGTTTTTTATATCTTTCTTTAAGTTCTTTATACAGTCAGGAAAGTATTGATACAGTTGGAATATCTTTTAAGCCTTATACTAGTCTTCGTGGACAAGTTGCTGTTTTTGATAAGCAGATGGAACTTCAGGAAAATGCATCGAGAATAGGAACTGAACTAAATATCAAAAAAGGAAAGATTGAATTCATTGCCGGACTTGAACTGCAGGTAAACCTTTTTAGGGGAAGTACTTCATTTAGTGCAGATGCCAGCTTATCAGAAGGTTTCATAAATATTCAGACAACACAAACACAGCAAGTTTTTGGTAATCGTTTAGGATATCTAGGATTTAGTATTGAAAAATATGGTGTAATTACTATCGGAAAACAATGGAGCGTTTATCGGGACATCAGCTCATATACTGATAGGTTTAATGTTTTTGGGGCGAGGGCGTCGGCAACTTTTGTTGGCGGTACAGATGGTGGGGCAAGCGGTACAGGACGCGCAGATCAATCCGTAATTTATCGAAACAAAATCGGTCCTTTGTATTTTGGAGCTCAAATTCAGGCGAGAGGAAGCAACAACGACCAATTTATTGATGGTTTAGGATTTTCTACACAGTTAAAAATTGCACAAGATTTTTTTGTAGGCATGGCCTTCAACAGAGCTTTTCTCAATGAAAAAACAATTAATAATGGGCAAATATTAGGACTTTCTGGCAATCCGACTTATATAACTTTTGGTACTAAGTACATCGGAAATAAAATAGACTTCAGTGTAATTTATGCTATGCAGGAAAATGGAGATTTTACACAAGGACTATATCTAGATTCTGAATTGAACATTATGAAGCCTACTGTAGTTTTTGATGCAAAGGGAATTGAAGTCTTCGGAAAATATAAATTTAATAAACTTTCAATACTTATAGGATATAATTTATATGTTCCTGCTGAAGGCAGAATTTCAAAAGTTTTTGATCAATCTATTATTGACCATAGATTTAAAAGAAACGATTTTATTACAGGATTATCTTATATGCCAATAAAGTATATTCAGTTTTACAGCGAACAACGCGTCTCATTTGGAAAAAATAGTATTGGAGAGAAAGAAAAAAGTGTTTTTACTCTGGGAATGAAAATTGATCTTTCCAAAAGTTTCAATAAAGCAGTCCTTTTATAA